In the genome of Paenibacillus pabuli, the window GCGTTTACACTTCGTATTTGCCCAAAAAAGCACTGGCGTACGGCCCCTATCTGGAACAATTTCGTGAGCGTCTGGGGGAAATAACCATTCCTAAAGGCGGTGTGAATTCACAACCGCTTCAACCGGAAGAACTCTTCTATCGCTGGGATGCACGGGATGCCAACCCCTTGCTCAGAGAGTTATCCTCCAGTCCGTATCTGTTGTCGCTGTATGCTTACATGAAAGATAGCGGCGGCAAGCGATACGGACTGGCACGAATTAGCATCGATTATTCCTACTGGTTTCAAACCATGCTGAAGGATTCACAGGGTAACCAGGAGTATTACCTTATTACAGGGAGTGGAGAGACTATCGCCCGTTCATCCAAAACAGCTATGCTTTCCTCCGAGGTTACGCGTGAAATAGCCCTTCATCCGGCACAGGCTTATCTGACTGATCCTGCCTCGGATACACTGATTAACTACGTGTACATCGAATCACTGGACTGGTATATGGTGAATCGCATTCCACTTTCCATCCTGTTTACTGAGATATCCGAGCTTAAACAGCGTTACTTTCTGACTTTTTTTGCTTTCACAGGCGCATTTGTAGTGATGGCTTTTATGATTTCGGCGACGTTCACGCGCCCCTTGTCGCACTTACAGAACAAGATGAAGGAGGTTGTCCGCAAAAACCTCAAGATTCGTATTCCCGAAGGACGCAGCCGTGGGGAAGTACTGGAACTGACGCGAACGTTCAATACGATGCTGGATGATGCTAATCAGATGATCAATAGACTCAAGGCGGAGGAACGCCAGAAGGAAGCGGTACATTTTCATATGCTTCTGGCCCAGATGAATCCGCACTTTCTCCTGAACACGTTGAATACAATGAAATGGAGTGCGATACGCAGCGGGAATGAGGAGATCTCCGAGATATGCGTTTCCTTGGGCAAATTACTGGAGGTCAGCCTGAATTCACAGGTCGAATTGGTATACCTGAAGGATGAGATCGAGTTGGTTCAAGCCTATCTACATATCCAGCGGATTCGTTACCGCGATAGTTTTGAAGTGACTTGTGAATTTGACGATAAGCTGGAATATGCGCTAGTACCCAAGCTTAGCTTGCAGCCACTGGTGGAGAATGCAATTCACCACGGTGTCGGGCCACTGGAGCAGCTAGGTCTGATCCGTATCAGAATTTATAGGCAAGACACAGGAACACTGATGCTGGAGGTGGCAGACAATGGAATCGGAATGGAGGAATCCCGGCGTTTGCAGGTAACTCGGACGCGTCCGGGGATC includes:
- a CDS encoding sensor histidine kinase, encoding MGSLIAGERAKGMKKPHWKNWLPQRLRYRLFGAFVVLILLPFSALNVYNYQQIESLVEQKISEQSHEQLVQMYRSLEDQMSIAFKTLIFLEQDSAVRSVLTSPDSRTPLENKSLVEEKFKMINNSFFLYNPSVYFTLLDFYDSVYTSYLPKKALAYGPYLEQFRERLGEITIPKGGVNSQPLQPEELFYRWDARDANPLLRELSSSPYLLSLYAYMKDSGGKRYGLARISIDYSYWFQTMLKDSQGNQEYYLITGSGETIARSSKTAMLSSEVTREIALHPAQAYLTDPASDTLINYVYIESLDWYMVNRIPLSILFTEISELKQRYFLTFFAFTGAFVVMAFMISATFTRPLSHLQNKMKEVVRKNLKIRIPEGRSRGEVLELTRTFNTMLDDANQMINRLKAEERQKEAVHFHMLLAQMNPHFLLNTLNTMKWSAIRSGNEEISEICVSLGKLLEVSLNSQVELVYLKDEIELVQAYLHIQRIRYRDSFEVTCEFDDKLEYALVPKLSLQPLVENAIHHGVGPLEQLGLIRIRIYRQDTGTLMLEVADNGIGMEESRRLQVTRTRPGIGLSNLRERLRLLFKGQSKLVVIDTQPGTLVKFSIPFLLSTPYVQKRPD